The Gordonia crocea genomic sequence CGTTCCAGGTGTTCCCGCACGGCGGGTCGATCGTCGACGGGGTCCGCCTCGACGACATCGAGCCGCCCGCGCGCCTCGTCGTGCCGCCGCTGCTGCGCGGCTACCTCCGCCTGGGTGCCCGGGTGTGCGGTGAACCGGCGATCGACCCGGTCTTCGACTGCGGCGATTTCCTGACCGTGCTGTCCTCCGACGCCGCCGACTCCCGCTACCGACGACGACTCACCGACACCGTGCGACGGCTCAGCGAGCAGGCGGCCTGAGATGAAGGCGCACGCCTGGTACCCGGTCGGGGAGTGCGGCGCCGATTGCCTCGCACCGGCCCGCACCCGGGCCGGCCGGTCGCGGATGGTGCTGCGGGTGATCCGGCTGGCGATGCTGCTCGTCGTCCTGGGCGCCCTGGCGCCGTTGGTCCGGCTGACCGGGCCGGACCGCCAACACCGATTCATCCGGTGGTCGTCGCGTCGGGTGCTGGGCGCGCTGGGGATCACGCTCGTCGTGAAGGACCGGCGCATGATCGACGACGACGGGGTCCGCATCGGCGGGCTCGTCGTCGCCAACCACGTTTCGTTCCTCGACATTCCGGCGATTGCCGCGGTGACGCCGGCGCGATTCGTCGCGAAATCGGAGGTCCTCGACATGCCCGGGGTCGGCGCCCTGGCCCGCAGCCTCGGTGTCATCGGGGTGGTCCGGTCGTCGTTGCGCGCCCTCCCCGGCACCGTCGGCCGGGTCGCCGGGGTGTTGCGCGGCGGTGGCGCGGTGGTGGTGTTCCCGGAGGGGACCACCTGGTGCGGCGCGGCGTCGGGCCGATTCCGGCCGGCCTTCTTCAGCGCCGCCCACCAGGCGGGCGCGCCGATCATGCCGATGACGGTGGAGTACCACGAGGACGACGGCCATCACTGCTCGGCGGCGGCGTTCATCGCCGACGACACTCCGCTGAGCACGTTGCGGCGCGTGCTGGCGGTCCGGGCGATGACCGTCACCGTCACCGCGCACCCGATCGCCCTGCCGACACCCGACCGTCGGGCCGATGCGACCCGTGCGCAGCGTGCCGTGCTCGGCACCCGTGCCCTGCCGAGGCTCGCAGAGGTGGCGACGGCGGGTCCGGGCGAACGCCTGAAAATCGCCACCGCCCACTGTTAACCTCGACCCGCAACGGGGGCGGGCGACCAGGCGCGCCGGATCGAGGGGAGAGTTCGATGAACCGTGCAATCGCGTCGGCCGGGGCCGTGGTGTCCACGGCGCTGGCCCTCACCGTCGTCGCAGCTCCGGCCCAGGCAAAGTTCGCCCCGCCCCTGGGGGACTGGGGCAGCGCCGCGCAACCGCCCGGCACCATCTACAACCGCAACGGCTTGGCCCAGCTCGACGTCGGCGTCACCAGCGCCA encodes the following:
- a CDS encoding lysophospholipid acyltransferase family protein, whose protein sequence is MKAHAWYPVGECGADCLAPARTRAGRSRMVLRVIRLAMLLVVLGALAPLVRLTGPDRQHRFIRWSSRRVLGALGITLVVKDRRMIDDDGVRIGGLVVANHVSFLDIPAIAAVTPARFVAKSEVLDMPGVGALARSLGVIGVVRSSLRALPGTVGRVAGVLRGGGAVVVFPEGTTWCGAASGRFRPAFFSAAHQAGAPIMPMTVEYHEDDGHHCSAAAFIADDTPLSTLRRVLAVRAMTVTVTAHPIALPTPDRRADATRAQRAVLGTRALPRLAEVATAGPGERLKIATAHC